CGGTCGCTGCCGGAGGATTCGCTGCGCGATTCGCTACGGGATTCGCTGCGTGACTCGAAACTCGGCTGCGGTCGTTCGTAGCGCGGTTGCTCGCGCGGCTCGCTGCGCTCGTAACTCGGGGCGGGTCGCGGTTCGCTGCGCTGGAACACCGGCTCGCGGCGCTCCATCGGTTCGCGCTGCGGTTCGAACTGGCGTTCCTGGATCTCGCGACCACGGTAGATCTCGCGCGGCTGCGAACGCGGCTGCGACGCTTGATCGACATGGCGCTCGAAGACGGGGTTGTACGGCTCGCGGGTCTGCCGCGGCATGAACTCGCCCGATGCGGCTTCCGCCGACCCCGGTTGGGTACGGCTGCGATAGACGCGGTTCGGGGCCGGCGCGACATAGCCGTCGTTGCGTTCCAGATCACGCCCATCGTTGCGATCACGGTCATAGCCGCGCGGCGAGCGCGTCACCGGCGCCGTGCCCTGATAACCGGGATCGGCGTTGCGGGGATTGCCGATGGCGCCGCCACGACCCAGCTGCTCGCGCGAGGAAGGGCCGGTCGGTGAACCATGGCCGGTGAAGCCGCCATAGCCGCGCCCGTCCGGGCCATAGGGGTCGATGTTCCAGTCGCGACCGCTGCGTTCGAACGGCAGCGAACCGCCGCGGGCACGGGTCTGGCGCGCCTGGACCGGATCGACGATGCCGCCCGGCTGCGTCGATGCGCCGTAGTAGGTCTGCTGCGCCGCGCCGCGGGCACCGGTGGTGCGCGCGAGATACTGGGCTTCGTTGCGGGCGCTGCCGTAGCGCGGCGTGTAGCCGTATTGCTCCATGCGTCCGGCACGACCACGGCTGCGCTCGTCGCGCCAGTCGTAATAGTGGTCGGCGTAGCTGTTGCGATACGGCGAATACGCCTGGTAGTACGGCCAGCTGTACCAGCTGAGATTCAGGCCGAAATACGTGCGCGGGAAATAGGTGACGCCGTAGTAGAAGCCGGGGCTCCAGTAGGGGTCGTAGTAATAGCGGTAGGTCGGCCACAGCGCCGAGTAGTAGTAGTTGTAACGGACGTAGTCGGGATAGCCCCACGACGCGTTGCCATAGTCGACGCCATAGCGGTTGGCGACATCGTAATCGTTGATGTAGACGCGATTGCCGTAGCGGTCGTAGTAGTAGCGCCGCGAGTCGTAACGATCGCCGTAGTAATCGTCTTCGTAATAACCGTCGCGGTCGTAGTACGAATAGTCGTCGTAGGTCGCGCAACCGGACAGCAGGCTGGCGGCGGCGGTCAGGGCAAGGGCGGCAAGGCGTTTCATGGCAATCCCCGTGGTCAACGTCCTGAGTGTGGCGCACCGGGGTGAATTCATCCTGAACTTTTCCGGCCCCGATCCGATGCATTCAGCCGGCGTGCGCCTGCCGGATTCTCTCGCCATACTGCCGCGATGGAATTGTCTCCCGTGATCGCCGCGCTGCGGCCGAAACTGATCGAGGCGCTGGCGACGATGGCGTTGCCGCACGACGACGTTCGCGTCGGCCGCTGGCTCGGTTACCTGGAACTGCTGGCGAAGTGGAACCAGGCCTACAACCTGACGGCCATCCGCGATCCGGCCGAGATGCTGACCCGGCATCTGCTCGACTCGCTGGCGATGGCGCCGCTGTGGACCGACACCGAACTTGCCGACATGGGCGCCGGCGCCGGCCTGCCCGGCTTGCCGCTGGCCATCCTGCATCCCGAACGACGCGTGGTGCTGATCGAATCGAACGGCAAGAAGACGCGCTTCATGCGCGAGGTGAAGCGTTCGCTGGGGCTGGACCACGTCGAGGTGGTCGAAGCGCGCGCCGAGGCGTACCGACCGCCGGCACCACTGGCTGCGGCGACCGCACGCGCGGTCGCACCGATTTCCGAACTCGCCGGCTGGTGCCGCGACTGGCTCGCCCCCGGCGGCCGCCTGCTCGCCATGAAAGGTCCCGGCCATGCCGAGGAACTGGCTGCGATCCCGACCGGCTACACCCTCGTCGCCATCCACCCGCTGACCGTGCCGGGCCTGGATGGGGAACGGGTGGTGGTGGAGCTGACCCGCAGCGCAGCCCTGTAGGAGCGAGCCCCGGCTCGCGACCGCCGACCGCTCAGGCGGTCGGCGGTCGCGAGCCGGGGCTCGCTCCTACAGAAGCGGGTATCATCCGCGGCCCGGCGCCTTTCGGCGCGTAGGCCCTGTCCGCCCATGACCCGCATCATCGCTGTCGCGAACCAGAAAGGTGGCGTCGGCAAGACCACGACGAGCGTGAACCTCGCGGCGGCCTTGTCGGAGGCGCGGCGCAAGGTGTTGCTGATCGACCTCGATCCGCAAGGCAATGCGACCATGGCCAGCGGCATCGACAAGGCCACCGCCAAGCCGAACGGTTGTGAAGTGCTGCTCGACGAAGTGCCGGCGGAGCGCGCGATCGTGGCCACGCCCGGCGGCTTCGACCTGCTGCCCGGCAATGCCGACCTGACCGCGGCCGAGATCCGGATGATGGACGAGATCGCGCGCGAGACGCGGCTGCGCAGCATCCTCGACACGGTCAAGGACAAGTACCACTTCATCCTGATCGACTGCCCGCCGTCGCTGAGCCTGCTGACCCTGAACGCGCTCACCGCCGCCGACAGCGTGCTGGTGCCGATGCAATGCGAATACTTCGCGCTCGAAGGCCTGACCGCACTACTGAACACGGTCAAGGCGGTGAAGACGCGCCTGAATCCGAAGCTCGAGCTCGAAGGCATACTGCGCACCATGTTCGACCTGCGCAACAACCTCGGCAACGACGTCTCGAACCAGCTGGTGAAGCATTTCGGAGACAAGGTCTTCCGCACCGTGGTGCCGCGCAACGTGCGCCTGGCCGAAGCACCCTCGCATGGTTTGCCGATCTCGATGTACGACCGCGAATCGCGCGGCGCGATCGCGTATCTCGGGCTGGCCGGCGAAATGCTGCGCCACGAACGCACTGCCAAGCCGGCCGCTGCCGGCCCGACGAACTGACGGAGCCCGTGATGGCGACCAAGAAACTGCGCGGCCTCGGCCGCGGCCTCGACGCCCTGCTCGGCATCGACACCAGCGGTGGCGACAGCAATGACGCCGCCAGCAGCGGCGAGCTGCGCACCCTGCCCGCGAACCAGTTGCAGCCCGGCCGCTACCAGCCGCGCACCGGCATGGATCCGGAACGCCTGGCCGAACTGGCCGAATCGATCAAGGCGCAGGGCGTGATCCAGCCGATCGTGGTGCGCGGCATCGGTCGCGACCGCTACGAGATCATCGCCGGCGAACGTCGCTGGCGCGCCGCGCAACAGGCTGGGTTGGCCGACGTGCCGGCGGTGGTCCGCGAGGTGCCGGACCAGGCCGCGATCGCGATGGCGCTGATCGAGAACATCCAGCGCGAAGACCTGAACCCGCTCGAAGAGGCGACCGCGCTCAGCCGCCTGATCCGCGAATTCGAACTCACCCACCAGCAGGCCGCCGAAGCGGTCGGCCGTTCACGCGCGGCGGTCAGCAACCTGCTGCGCCTGCTCGACCTGCCGGAAGCGGTACGCACCCTGCTCGAAAAGCATCGCCTGGAGATGGGCCATGCCCGTGCGCTGATCACCCTCGATCCGGCCCGTGCCACCGCCCTCGCCCTCGCGGCGGCCGATGGCGGCTGGAGCGTGCGCGAACTCGAAGAACGCGTGCGCAACGAACAGTCGGCGAAGACCAACGGCAAGTCCGACGGCAAGAAGAAACCCGGCACCGACCCGAACATCAGCCGCCTCGAACAGGACCTGTCCGAGAAACTCGCGACCCGCGTCGCCATCCAGCACGCCCGCAACGGTCGCGGCAAACTGGTGATCGCCTACCACTCGCTGGACGAACTCGACGGCATCCTCGAACGGATTCGTTGATTGCTGAACGCGGGACTTCTACACACTTTTGTGTATGATTTGGGCATGAATAGCGTCGAAGTCATCCGTCGCCTCGAATCCGATGGCTGGAAGCGGGTGCATGTCGTCGGCTCACATCAGAAATTCAAGCACCCCGCACGACCTGGGCACGTGACTGTGCCGCATCCGAAAAAGGACCTCCCGATCGGGACGTTGCGCGCCATTTTTCGCCAAGCTGGCTGGGATTTGGAGATAGGAGAGACCCATGCTGTATCCACTCTATGTCCATCAAGAAAACGGGTCTGCTTACGGCGGACAGTTTCCCGACATCCCGGGCTGCTTCACGGCGGCAGATATGCTGGACGATCTCCCGGCCATGGCTCAGGAGGCCGTCGAAGCGCATTTCGAGGGGGAGGACACGGAAGTTCCGGCACCGAGCGACATCATTCGCTGGAAGGGCGATCCGGAGTTCAGCGATGGCTTCTGGCTGCTGGTCGATATTGATCTCGCTCGGGTCAATGCAAAGCCCGTACGACTGAATATCTCGCTGCCCAATGCACTCGTCCAGCGTATCGATCGATATGCCGAAACCCATCACATGACCCGCAGCGGGTTTCTGGCGCGCGCAGCCATGCGCGCCATCGAAACCGACGATGCCGCCTGACGCGATTCGGTGAAAGAATCGATCCCCTGAGCAGGTCTTGGGGGCATGGTGAGCAAACAGTCCCAGTTCGATGCCTTGGTGCGCGCGACCAGCGGAGACCTGTATCGTTTCGCGTTCTGGCTGTGCGGCAACGAGGCGCTGGCGCATGACCTGACCCAGGAAACCTATCTGCGCGCCTGGCGGTCGCTCGACAATCTGCGCGAGACCGCGGCCGCGAAGGCCTGGCTGGTCACCATCCTGCGGCGTGAACATGCGCGCCTTTACGAACGCAAGACGCCGGCCTTCGAGCCGATTGATGCGGTCGAATTGCCGGAGTCCGACCTGCAGTCGCCGGATCAGCTTGGTGACGATGCCCTGGTCCGGCGCGCGATGGCCAGGCTCGACGCGAAGTATCGCGAACCCTTGCTGATGCAGGTGCTCGGCGGCTTCAG
This window of the Lysobacterales bacterium genome carries:
- the rsmG gene encoding 16S rRNA (guanine(527)-N(7))-methyltransferase RsmG, translated to MELSPVIAALRPKLIEALATMALPHDDVRVGRWLGYLELLAKWNQAYNLTAIRDPAEMLTRHLLDSLAMAPLWTDTELADMGAGAGLPGLPLAILHPERRVVLIESNGKKTRFMREVKRSLGLDHVEVVEARAEAYRPPAPLAAATARAVAPISELAGWCRDWLAPGGRLLAMKGPGHAEELAAIPTGYTLVAIHPLTVPGLDGERVVVELTRSAAL
- a CDS encoding ParA family protein, giving the protein MTRIIAVANQKGGVGKTTTSVNLAAALSEARRKVLLIDLDPQGNATMASGIDKATAKPNGCEVLLDEVPAERAIVATPGGFDLLPGNADLTAAEIRMMDEIARETRLRSILDTVKDKYHFILIDCPPSLSLLTLNALTAADSVLVPMQCEYFALEGLTALLNTVKAVKTRLNPKLELEGILRTMFDLRNNLGNDVSNQLVKHFGDKVFRTVVPRNVRLAEAPSHGLPISMYDRESRGAIAYLGLAGEMLRHERTAKPAAAGPTN
- a CDS encoding ParB/RepB/Spo0J family partition protein; the encoded protein is MTEPVMATKKLRGLGRGLDALLGIDTSGGDSNDAASSGELRTLPANQLQPGRYQPRTGMDPERLAELAESIKAQGVIQPIVVRGIGRDRYEIIAGERRWRAAQQAGLADVPAVVREVPDQAAIAMALIENIQREDLNPLEEATALSRLIREFELTHQQAAEAVGRSRAAVSNLLRLLDLPEAVRTLLEKHRLEMGHARALITLDPARATALALAAADGGWSVRELEERVRNEQSAKTNGKSDGKKKPGTDPNISRLEQDLSEKLATRVAIQHARNGRGKLVIAYHSLDELDGILERIR
- a CDS encoding sigma-70 family RNA polymerase sigma factor, which encodes MVSKQSQFDALVRATSGDLYRFAFWLCGNEALAHDLTQETYLRAWRSLDNLRETAAAKAWLVTILRREHARLYERKTPAFEPIDAVELPESDLQSPDQLGDDALVRRAMARLDAKYREPLLMQVLGGFSCEEIAAELGSTPGAVMTQVFRARQKLKAALGGYGEEGKIYELP
- a CDS encoding type II toxin-antitoxin system HicB family antitoxin — protein: MLYPLYVHQENGSAYGGQFPDIPGCFTAADMLDDLPAMAQEAVEAHFEGEDTEVPAPSDIIRWKGDPEFSDGFWLLVDIDLARVNAKPVRLNISLPNALVQRIDRYAETHHMTRSGFLARAAMRAIETDDAA